A genomic window from Xyrauchen texanus isolate HMW12.3.18 chromosome 31, RBS_HiC_50CHRs, whole genome shotgun sequence includes:
- the LOC127625100 gene encoding tetratricopeptide repeat protein 39B-like, whose amino-acid sequence MARVGTGAELDEDCFEDAYDRIPVASQMDLRTSIEECTMALNLFLNNKFSEAVELLKPWSKDSMYHAMGYSSILVMQATMTFEHKDIQTGMATIKEALHTCQRFRKRNSVAQSITSLISRQTPDNLTEEEMHAEICYAECLLQKAALTFVQDENMISFIKGGIKIRTSYQIYKDCQSVLNMSQGVAGDSESFKQFEGGVKMGIGSFNLMLSLLPARILRLLEFIGFSGKREFGLSQLRDGASSPSLRSILCILTLLFYHTYVCLILGTGEGNLVEAEALLEPYVETFPSGSIILFYSARIAVLHGNFEKAVLKFEECVSAQQQWRQIHHLCYWELMWCHSFQQQWKDAYRYADLLCRESRWSKATYVYQKAAILSMMSEEDVKETGENIVELFRQVEGLKQRLAGKSIPTEKFAVRKSRRYSSPTPVQLVIPALEMMYVWNGFTIVGKRADTTESLLITIESAEEHLHNDPNPSEYHPDDQCLVQMLKGLCLKHLGRLMQAELCFTQVISSEKRIRYDHYLIPFTLYELGLLYQQQGDHTKAAQVIEDAK is encoded by the exons ATGGCTCGGGTCGGTACCGGCGCGGAACTGGACGAG GACTGTTTTGAAGATGCGTACGATCGCATCCCAGT TGCGTCACAAATGGACTTGCGTACGTCGATCGAGGAGTGCACTATGGCTCTGAACCTCTTTCTCAATAACAAGTTCTCTGAAGCGGTGGAGCTCCTCAAACCCTG gtctAAAGACAGCATGTATCATGCGATGGGTTACAGCAGTATTCTGGTGATGCAGGCCACGATGACATTTGAGCACAAAGACATTCAGACCGGTATGGCGACCATCAAAGAGGCGTTACACACCTGCCAGAG ATTCAGGAAACGGAACTCAGTGGCACAATCCATAACAAGCCTGATCAGCAGACAAACACCAGACAACCTGACAGAgg aggagATGCACGCAGAGATCTGTTATGCTGAATGTCTATTGCAAAAAGCCGCACTAACTTTTGTACAG GATGAAAACATGATTAGTTTTATTAAAGGAGGAATCAAAATACGCACAAGTTATCAAATCTACAA ggaCTGCCAGAGTGTTTTGAACATGTCTCAGGGAGTGGCCGGAGACAGCGAGTCCTTCAAACAGTTTGAGGGCGGAGTCAAGATGGGGATTGGCTCTTTTAATCTG ATGCTGTCTCTTTTACCTGCACGAATCCTTCGACTGCTGGAGTTCATCGGCTTCTCAGGAAAGAGA GAGTTTGGTTTGTCTCAGTTGCGAGACGGCGCCAGCAGTCCCAGTCTCAGATCTATACTGTGTATTCTGACGCTGCTGTTTTACCACACTTATGTCTGTCTCATACTGG GCACTGGTGAGGGGAATCTGGTGGAGGCAGAAGCTCTGTTAGAGCCGTATGTAGAAACATTCCCTAGC GGCTCAATCATCCTGTTTTACTCGGCGAGGATCGCCGTACTGCACGGGAACTTTGAGAag GCCGTGTTGAAGTTTGAGGAGTGTGTCTCAGCGCAGCAACAGTGGCGTCAGATTCATCATCTGTGTTATTGGGAGTTGATGTGGTGTCACTCGTTCCAGCAGCAGTGGAAAGATGCGTATCGATACGCTGATCTGCTGTGCAGAGAGAGCCGCTGGTCTAAA GCCACCTATGTGTATCAGAAAGCTGCAATACTCAGTATGATGTCAGAGGAGGACGTGAAGGAGACCGGAGAGAATATAGTGGAGTTATTCAG gcaGGTGGAGGGGTTAAAGCAGCGTTTGGCCGGTAAGTCCATCCCCACTGAGAAGTTTGCCGTGAGGAAATCTCGCAGATACTCGTCACCTACGCCAGTCCAACTGGTGATTCCTGCACTG GAAATGATGTATGTGTGGAACGGCTTCACCATCGTTGGCAAACGTGCAGACACCACGGAGAGTCTGCTGATCACCATCGAGAGCGCAGAGGAGCACCTGCACAACGACCCCA acCCCTCGGAGTATCACCCTGATGACCAGTGTTTGGTCCAGATGTTGAAGGGTTTGTGTTTGAAGCATCTGGGTCGGTTAATGCAGGCGGAGCTGTGCTTCACGCAGGTGATCAGCAG tgagaaGCGCATCCGTTATGATCATTACCTGATCCCGTTCACTCTGTATGAGCTGGGGTTACTCTATCAGCAGCAGGGGGATCACACCAAAGCTGCTCAAGTCATCGAGGACGCCAAGTGA